The Psychrobacillus sp. FSL K6-2836 nucleotide sequence CGAGGCAATGAAAAATGGCACTAATATTGCAGGTAAAGGTAATCCTGCAATGATTTCCGCTAGATAATCACCAGTACCACTTTCACGTAATACTGTACCTAAAGCACCACCGGCACCAGTAACAAGTAAGATAATACCTGCTGTTGTCATTCCTTCTTCCATTCTTTCCAACGCTTCTTCACGCTTCATATGATTCGCTAAGCCGTAAATTGCTGCCACTAACCCTAAAGCCAAGGCAATAATCGGTTGCCCTAAGAACAACACATAGTCCCATGCTCCACCAGTGATCTCTAAAGCAGTTAAAGTTGTGTTTAGGAATATTAAAATGATCGGCAATAATATCGGTAGAAAAGATTTAAATAATGAAGGAAGTTCTTTTTCACGATCACGCGTTGCTGCTAAGAAATCATTATATACCATTTCAGATGAATCTTTACGAACAAAACCTTCTCCATCTTCTTCTGGTAATTGATAGATTTTTTTACCAAGCCACTTGGCATACAACACTCCTACAATAATGATAGGAACCGCAAAAATAAGACCCCAAAAAATCATTTGTCCAATGTCTACTCCAAAAATACCGGCAACCCCTAATGGTCCTGGTGTTGGCGGAACTGCATGGTGAGTTGCCACCAAGCCAATAGCAAGTGCAACTCCAAGAGTTACAACGGATTTTCCAGTTTTACGTGATAAAGATTTAACTAAAGGATTTAAAATAACAAAGGCCGAATCTACAAAAATTGGAATCGAAACGATATAACCGGCAATAGCCATTGCCCATTCTTCTTTTTTCTTTCCAACTAAACGTATTAATGAATAAGCAAGTTTTTCTGCTGCACCAGTAACTTCTAAAATACGACCCATCATTACTCCTAAACCTACTACTATCCCTATGGAGGCAAGCGTATTACCAAAACCAGATGTAATCGAATTTACAACATTTAGTGGCTCCATCCCACCAATTAATCCAGTAATGGATGCCGCAATGATTAAAGCTAAAAATGCATGAATTTTTGTTTTTAACACGAGTAAAATAAGAACTGTAATACCAATTGCTAGGCCTATTAACATTTGCATCTCTAAAGTCATTCTCATGTAACCCCTTTCAATCTTCTATTTATAAGAGAAGGAAAGTATAATACTTTCCTTCTGTTAAATTACTTACAATGATTCACGAGTAAATTTTGGTGCATATTCAGCAGCAAGTTTGATACATTCGTACATACTTACTTCTGAAGCAATGTTTTTCCAAGCAATATCAAATGCTGTACCATGGTCAACAGATGTACGTAGGAAAGGAAGACCATTTGTAATAGAAATCGTACGGTGGAAATCCGTCATCTTCGCAGCGATATGACCTTGATCGTGGTATAGAGAAAGAACCGCATCATATTTACCATTAAGTGCTTGGAAGAAAACTGAATCCGCGGGAACAGGACCATAAGCATCGATTCCATCTGCTTTTGCAAGCTCAACACCTGGTTTAATTTCTTCTACTTCTTCCATACCGAATAGTCCACCCTCACCTGCATGTGGGTTTAATCCTGCAACTGCAAGCTTACGATTTTCAACACCAAGACGTTGCAGAGCTTTATCGCATCTATTTAAATAATCACGAACTCTTTCTTTTGTCATTTGTGTGATTGCTTCTGCTACTGACACATGACGAGTTAAGAAGAAAATACGCATCCCATTTACTTGGAACATTGTTAGTGGATCAGGTGCACCACCTAAATCTTCCAGCATTTCTGTATGACCGATATAAGGAACTTTTGCTGCTTTTAATGATTCTTTATTGATCGGTGTAGTTGCAATTGCTTTAACTTCCCCAGCCATCGCAAGCTCTACTGAACGTTTGATAAATTCAAATGCTGCTTGTCCATTTTGTGCCGAAACTTGACCAGGCTCGAAAATATTCATATCGATATTAGCTAGATCAATAACATCGATAGTACCAAATTCATAAGAACCTTCAGAAGGTGACGTAACTACACTAACTTTTAAATTTACTCCAGTTACTTCGATTGCTTTACGAAGTATATTCGCATCCCCTACTACTAGCGGTTTACACATAGTGTAAAGTTCTTCTTTTGCTAAGGATTTCACTGTAATTTCAGGACCAATACCGGCCGCATCTCCCATAGGAATCGCGATAATTTCTCTTACTGTAGTCATTTCCTAAACACTTCCTTCTTCTTTTTTGTTTGTTAAGAATCTTACACATTTATAGATAGAGTATTTATCCCCTACCATGCCACCTTTAGTGATTACAGGAATGCCATCGAAAGCTCCTCCTATAAAATGACCATACGCAGCTAAAGGAAGTACTTCATCCTGCAAACCGATAGCCTGCGCATCACTGACAGAACATAAAGCAGCTGTAACATCTCCACCACTTGAAAACATTCCATCAATTATATGTTCTGTTTGGTCAATAACACTATGAGTAACCCTAGCCAAACCTTCCGTTAAGCGTTTGGCAAGCCTTTCTTCCGTTACCCCTTCTTTAGTGGCTATATCTGTTAAATTTAATTTACCCGCACCTGGTGCATAAGTAGTAATGATTAAAACTTCTTGATCCTCTAATTTAATAATCGCTTCCTTCACAGCACGTTCTATTTCCTCTTCCCACGTACTAGTAGTTGAAGCCAACGCCTCCGTATTGACATAAACAGGATGAGCATTTTTCTTGTCAATTAGATAATTTAACTGTCTTCCAGTTAATGGTGTTATGCTACCTACTGTCACGATGAATTTATTCGTCAAAACATGCTGATTGGCCATCAAACGACTATAAGATGCGGATAATGGACCTGGATCCACTGGTACAAAAACGACACCCTCGATTGCAGCCATCGATTCTGCTATATGATCGATTTCCTCATTGGTCACGGCATCCACGACAATAATCCGATTTCCAGCCTCTATTTGTTTCATCATTTCTAACTGAATACTATTTTTCCCTTTTAAGACTCTTCCTAGTCCTATGTGGGAAACTGGATACTGACTTTGTTCACTCATAATAGTTGGCACATGGGATATTGTAATCGGATTCATAGGATCCTTTGCAACATCGGTAGCTTCCACAGGTACACCATCTACCAATAGGTATCCACCAGATACGATACGCCCTGAATCTGGATAAGACGTAACGACCACTGCCACACTATTTTCTCCTAGGGCATCTAATAATATGTCTGTTTCTACCCCTAGGTTTCCACGTACAGTACTATCGATACGCTTGCAAAACACACTTGCCCCCCATGTTGAAAGCTGCTCGTACGCTTTTAAAACTCTTGTTTGTGCCGAACTGGGCGCACAGTATCTGCTATCTGTATCTATACTAATAGAGGTAAATCCACCAATTGTTGGAACCTTTCCTTCAAATACTACCGTTGCACTGTTAAAACCGTTTTTAGAAAGTAGCACTCCTGTCGCATTAGCTCCAGTTAAATCGTCTGCAATAATTCCAACTTTCATTTTGTCACACCCTTTATAAAGGTAGTCATTTCACAGTATATTTCTTCCACTTCTTTTGGAAGGGATTGATCCGTTATTATTGCCGTCACAGAGTCAATATTTGCTATTTTCGCAAACGCTTTCTTTCCAAACTTCTGTGAGTCAACAACTAAATAAACTATTTCACTACTATTAATCATCTCTCTCTTAATCGATGCTTTTTCCAAAGTGGCAGAAGTAATTCCTAGTGTAGAATGAACCGCATGAGCACCCAAAAACAATATATCTACATGAATTTCTTTTAACATTTTTTCTGCATATGCTCCAAAAACTGCTCCAACACCATTTTGTATTTTTCCGCCTAGCATTATAACTTCCACTTTACTATCCATTAATTCTGCAGCGATTTTGATATCATTTGTAACAATCGTAAGATCTACTTTCTGTTTTAAACGTTTAGCAATTTCAAAATTTGTTGTCCCAGAATCGAGGAATACTTTCATGCCATCTTTAACTAATCTAGTTGCTACCTCAGCAATTTCCATCTTTTGTGGGTGAGCTTCTGAAATTTTTTGTAGATAACTTTGTTCGGCAATAATAGCTTCGGGAATTGCAGCTCCCCCATGAGTTCTTATAAGTTTCTTTTGCTTTTCTAATTCATCTAAATCTCGACGAATTGTCATAGCAGAAACCTCAAGTAAATTCACTAAATCTAAAATTTCTACTTTACCTTTTGCGGAAAGCTCTTCTATGATGCGTTTCTTTCTTAATACCGGAGTCATACAATTCTCCTTTTTATAAAAAAAGTTTACTATGAACATATTATGTTCGTTATTATCGTTTAAGTCAATATATTTTGTTCATTTTAAATATTTTATGTTTGAAATGAACATTTTCTTTTGATTAGTTGTTATATAATTTTGAATTATCTATGAAAATCCTGGCAATTTAGCGATGTAGTGTGTTAAAATATAGTAATCTTTTCAATTAGAAAAATGGAGGTACCGTCCCTATTATGCAATTAACAGATACGAAATCTATTCAAGTCGAAAATGTACTTATTGCACATCAGTTTTTAAAAGATGTCGTCTACCATACTCCCTTACAAAAAAATGAATATTTATCTGAAAAATATGGAGCATCTATTTATTTCAAACGGGAGGACTTACAATATGTCCGCTCGTTTAAATTACGTGGAGCATACTATAAGATCAAAACAATCGAGGAAGATGCAAAGTTAAAAGGAGTTGTCTGTGCTAGTGCAGGTAACCACGCACAAGGAGTGGCATACGCATGTGCACAACTAGGAATCATTGCAAAAATTTTTATGCCATTAACCACTCCTTCCCAAAAGATTGATCAAGTGAGAATGTTTGGACGTGAATTTGTTGAAATCATTCTAGCCGGGGATACTTTTGATGATTCAGCGGAAAGTGCGACTGCTTACGCAGAGGCAGAGGATCGAATTTTCATTCATCCATTTGATGATCCTGAAATCATTGCGGGTCAAGCTACTGTTGCGGTCGAAATTATGAATGACATCGAAGAGCCTATAGATTATTTGTTTGGTAGCATTGGGGGTGGCGGGTTAATATCTGGACTTTCTACTTATGTTAAGAATGTCTCTCCTTTTACCAAAGTGATTGGTGTAGAGCCAGCTGGAGCCGCTAGTATGAAAGCCGCTTTTAATAACGATGGACCTATTATATTAGATTCGATAGATAAATTTGTTGATGGTGCAGCAGTAAAATGTGTTGGAAATCTATCCTATGAGCTAAGTAAAAAATACGTGGATGATCTTGTCCCTGTACCTGAAGGAAAAGTTTGCACGACTATTTTAGATTTATACAACAAACATGCAATTATAGCAGAACCAGCTGGAGCCCTATCTGTTGCGGCATTAGACTTTTACAGTGAAGAGATCAAGGGTAAATCTGTCGTTTGTGTTATTAGCGGAGGTAACAATGACATTGGTCGTATGCAGGAGATCAAAGAAAAGTCTTTAATATATGAAGGTTTACTATATTATTTCATCGTAAAGTTCCCTCAAAGAGCTGGGGCATTACGACAATTTCTTGATAAAGTTCTTGGACCAGATGATGATATTACCACATTTGAATATACAAAGAAAAACAATAAAGAAAGTGGTCCAGCGCTTGTTGGCATTGAATTGAAAAACAGAAATGACTATTCTGGCATTCTTTCTCGTATGAATGAGAATGGATTTTCCTTTAAGGAAGTAAATAAGGATAGCACTCTGTTTGATTTACTCATTTAACGAAAACCTATGTAACATCAGCGTTTATAACGTTTGATGTTACATTTTTTATTGTCTTAAACTAAAGTTTTATAAATCTCCAAACCTCAAATCTAGCAATATTTTCATCTGTTTGATATAATGATTCTTGTATTATAAATATTCTAATCTAGGGGGAAATTGAATGTCAGAAAATCAAAACAACAACAAATTGACAACTGCAGCGGGCGCGCCAGTAGTAGATAATCAAAACTCGCAATCAGCTGGATCACGAGGACCGCTATTATTACAAGATGTGTGGTTATTAGAAAAACTAGCTCATTTTGATAGAGAAGTAATTCCAGAGCGTCGTATGCATGCAAAAGGATCAGGTGCTTATGGTAAATTTACTGTAACTCATGATATTACACAATATACTTCAGCAGCTCTATTCTCTGAAATCGGTAAAGAAACAGAAATGTTCGTTCGTTTCTCAACTGTAGCTGGGGAGCGTGGAGCTGCAGATGCAGAACGTGATATCCGCGGATTTTCTATGCGTTTCTACACTGAGCAAGGTAACTGGGATTTAGTTGGTAACAACACTCCTGTATTTTTCTTCCGTGATCCACTTAATTTCCCAGATTTAAACCATGCGGTTAAACGTGACCCACGTACTAATATGCGTAGTGCTAATAATAACTGGGATTTCTGGACTTCATTGCCAGAGGCTCTTCACCAAGTTACTATCGTAATGAGTGACAGAGGTCTTCCAAAATCTTACCGTACAATGCACGGGTTCGGTAGTCATACATTCAGTATGATCAATGCAAATAACGAACGCGTTTGGGTTAAATTCCATATGCGCTCTCAACAAGGTATTGACAACTTAACTGACCAAGAAGCAGTTGAAGTAGTTGGTGTTGACCGCGAAAGTCATCAACGTGATCTTTACGATAACATCGAAGAAGGTAACTTCCCTAAATGGAAAATGTACATTCAAGTGATGACAGAAGAGCAAGCTAATAACATGCCTTACAATCCATTTGACTTAACGAAAGTTTGGTATAAAAAGGACTTCCCTCTAATTGAAGTTGGAGAATGGGAACTAAACCGTAATCCTGAAAATTATTTTGCAGAAGTAGAGCAAGCTGCTTTCACACCAGCTAACGTTGTACCTGGTATCAGCTTCTCTCCAGATAAAATGCTTCAAGGTCGTTTATTCTCATATGGAGATGCTCAACGTTATCGTTTAGGTGTAAACCATCACCAAATTCCAGTTAACACACCAAAATGCCCTGTTCACTCTTTCCATAGAGATGGAGCGATGCGTGTTGACGGTAACAAAGGAAGTACACTTCACTATGAGCCAAACAGCTACGGTCAATGGAAAACACAACCTGAATACAAAGAACCACGCTTAGCACTTCAAGGAGATGCTGGTATTTGGGATTTCCGCGAAGATGACGATAATTATTATGAGCAACCTGGTAAACTATTCAGATTGATGAGCTCAGAACAACAAGAAGTTCTAATTGATAACACAGCACGTAACATGTATGGTGTAGAAGAATTTATTAAAATTCGTCACATCGTTCATTGCTATAAAGCAGATCCTGCTTATGGAAAAGGCCTTGCGGATGCAATGGAAATTCCATGGGGTAATGTCGAAGCTGCAATGGCTTAAAAATTATTAAACCACCTTCCATGTGGTGCACCCCAAAAGTTAGAGTTAAGTATCTAACTTTTGGGGTGTTTATTTATGGCTAAATATAGTGATGAATTTAAGATTATCGCTAAAATATATTTACCTTTAATAGGAATACTATTAATATCCTTTTCTATTTTATTTAATGGTAAAAAGCTTTCTATTCTCCAGCGATATTAGCAGGCTTTTGGTTAGTAGCAGTTAGATGAGTTGTCCTTATTCATGAGTTTAACTTTATTAAAAACTTCTATCAAAAGTAATCTTGAAATTTTTCTCACTTATTTTGCTCACTCATAACTTTTTTAATTTTTTCTTCAAATAAATTTTTATCTAGTAACTGACTCTCAAGATCCTCATCTTTAATTTCTACCTCTTTTAAAAATTCATCCTCAATAGACATCTTCTTAATCTTATTATCACCAATTATAGTATAGATATTAGTTTCCTCGCCTAGTATCCAGTAAGTATTGGTCCCCTCATATCGATCCTCAACTGCTTTTTTAAGTACTAAAATATATTTTTCATCTTCATTAAACAATTTATTTGAATTAAAACTATATTCTTTATTCCCTTGCTGTAAAATCTGAATATTTGTTTGGTGTGGATCACCCGAAAAGGTATTGATAATATTCGCTTCAAATAATGTCTTCGGTGAAGGTTCACTAATGTCATCTATATTTTTGCCAATTACTACTTCTGCTACTAAATCTGCCTTGTTTACAGATTCTTCAAAACTAAAAGTTTCTAATCGAGTGTATATTACTCTTTCAACAGTTTCATAATTTTCTACTACTGAATCTTTTGCAACTTGTTTGCTTTCACTTCCACTAACTACTACGATAATAACAATTCCCAGTACAATAGTTAAACCTAAGGTAATACCAATAATATTTTTCACAAAATTATCACCCATCTACTAAATTATTTATAGTTATTATTTTACAGTAAATGTAACATTTAATAAATTGAATATTCTTTCGTTTTTTATCCTTTAATAAGTTTTCAATTTTATAATTCATAGTTAATTATCATGAAAATATTACAACTTTCCAAAGGATGGACAAGTAGAAAAAAAAAGCGACCAACTCAATTACGAGAAGGTCACTATAATTTTATTTAGATTCGTCTATTAGATATGTTGTCCAACCGTATTTTGACTTAATTTTTGCTTCTGCTTCTTGTGCAGCTTCCTTTGTCGTAAATATACCAGTGTACATACGGTAATTTGGATCAAATGAAGTAGAATCAGCCGCCTCGTATATTACCCATCCAAAATCGGCTTTAATCTTATCAATAGCATTTGCAAAAGCTCGAGCGTTTGGAAATGTGCCTGTTTTAATACGGAATATACCTTTTGTATTACCTACCACTTCTTCTATTTCCTCCTTTATTTCTTTAAATGAAACCCCAAAGTATTCGCAAATACCTTGAACATGCTCTCTAGCAACTTCCTTTTGAAAGTCGGTATCTAACATAAGTCTTGCTTCACGAGGATTGTCCATAAACCCATTTTCAGAAAGGATTGCAGGCATTTTTGTTTCTCTTAATACATGTAAGTTCTGCTCTTTGATTCCTCTCCATTTTTGAGTGGTACCTTGTTTTAAAAATTCAGCCACACATTCAGCAAGTTTTTTACTTTTTGTTGATCCGTGATAAACAAAAATTGAATGTCCTTCTACAGAGCCCCATACATTTCCCATGGCATCGAAGTGTATCGAAACATATGCATCTGCAGCTTTAGAGTTTGCTAGGTTAGTTCTAGCAAGCAAAGAAGTGTCTGCATCTGTCGGTGCAACTAGCAAAGTCTTAAAACCAATATGTTTAAGATGTTCATCCATGTATTTTACTACTGCCCTATTGAACTCATTTTCCTTGATTGCTCGTCCCAATTCTGTAACAAGAGGAGTTCTTTTCCCTGCGGTTTCCATTCCGTGTCCATCATCTAATGCTATTAAAAGATTCGATGCTATTGCCATAATCTCACCTCATTTCTATTTTGGATTCATAATTTAATGCTTGTTCACTATCAGATAATCCTTTAGTTGTAGAAACTGTACAACTCCACCAACAAGCAAAACTAACAAACATGCATCTACTTAGTTATTATATTCAGGCAAATCTACTAGACCTGAGTTATTAACTATTAACTCGAAAAAATTGGATATGTATGTAAACGTACTTTCACCTCTTTCCTATAATCAATTACTTGCTTACATGAAATGTAACTTTGCTCTTCTCCCCCTTAATTGCGCTAGATGGAGATTATAAGAAAAAATATTAATACAAAAATAAAAGAGCAGCATAATTGCTACTCTTTTACCTACTTAGGAAGATAATAATGTTCTGTCACTAGTAAACTTTTGTCCTCTAATTCGTTGGAATTCTTCCATTAGCTTTTCAATTGTTAAGGACTGCTTCTCTTCTTCCCCAACTTCCAAAATTATTTGACCTTTATCCATCATGATCAAACGATTACCTAAGTCTAATGCCTGTTGCATATTATGAGTTACCATTAGAGTGGTAAGATTATCTTTTTTGACAAGCTTTTCAGTCAAATTTGTTATTAATTCCGCTCGGGATGGATCAAGTGCAGCAGTATGCTCATCTAGTAATAATATGGAAGGCTGTGTAAAAGTAGCCATTAACAATGATAATGCCTGTCTTTCTCCTCCCGAAAGTAATCCAACTTTAGCGTTTAATCGATTTTCCAGATTTAGATGTAGTCTTTCCAGTGAGTGAAGGAAAAATTCTTTTCTTTGTTTATCTACACCAATTTTCAGACCTCTTTTTTTGTTTCTTGAGTAAGCAATTGCCAGGTTTTCTTCGATTGTCATAGTAGGCGCAGTACCTGACATTGGATCTTGAAACACTCTTCCAATAAACTGAGATCGTCTAAATTCTGGGAGCTTTGTTACATCATTTCCATCAATTATAATTTGTCCAAAGTCTGGTGATAATGCTCCGGATACCATATTTAACATCGTAGATTTACCAGCGCCATTACTCCCGATAACGGTGACAAAGTCCCCAATATTTAAATTTAAATTAATACGATCTAATGCAATTTTCTCATCTGCAGTACTTTCATT carries:
- a CDS encoding catalase, whose protein sequence is MSENQNNNKLTTAAGAPVVDNQNSQSAGSRGPLLLQDVWLLEKLAHFDREVIPERRMHAKGSGAYGKFTVTHDITQYTSAALFSEIGKETEMFVRFSTVAGERGAADAERDIRGFSMRFYTEQGNWDLVGNNTPVFFFRDPLNFPDLNHAVKRDPRTNMRSANNNWDFWTSLPEALHQVTIVMSDRGLPKSYRTMHGFGSHTFSMINANNERVWVKFHMRSQQGIDNLTDQEAVEVVGVDRESHQRDLYDNIEEGNFPKWKMYIQVMTEEQANNMPYNPFDLTKVWYKKDFPLIEVGEWELNRNPENYFAEVEQAAFTPANVVPGISFSPDKMLQGRLFSYGDAQRYRLGVNHHQIPVNTPKCPVHSFHRDGAMRVDGNKGSTLHYEPNSYGQWKTQPEYKEPRLALQGDAGIWDFREDDDNYYEQPGKLFRLMSSEQQEVLIDNTARNMYGVEEFIKIRHIVHCYKADPAYGKGLADAMEIPWGNVEAAMA
- a CDS encoding GntP family permease encodes the protein MTLEMQMLIGLAIGITVLILLVLKTKIHAFLALIIAASITGLIGGMEPLNVVNSITSGFGNTLASIGIVVGLGVMMGRILEVTGAAEKLAYSLIRLVGKKKEEWAMAIAGYIVSIPIFVDSAFVILNPLVKSLSRKTGKSVVTLGVALAIGLVATHHAVPPTPGPLGVAGIFGVDIGQMIFWGLIFAVPIIIVGVLYAKWLGKKIYQLPEEDGEGFVRKDSSEMVYNDFLAATRDREKELPSLFKSFLPILLPIILIFLNTTLTALEITGGAWDYVLFLGQPIIALALGLVAAIYGLANHMKREEALERMEEGMTTAGIILLVTGAGGALGTVLRESGTGDYLAEIIAGLPLPAILVPFFIASIVRLIQGSGTVAMITAASISAPILANLDVNLALAAQAAALGAMLFSYFNDSMFWVVNRMLGITKLKEQILVWSVPTTLAWFTALIMLVIANAIVS
- the ilvA gene encoding threonine ammonia-lyase IlvA; the protein is MQLTDTKSIQVENVLIAHQFLKDVVYHTPLQKNEYLSEKYGASIYFKREDLQYVRSFKLRGAYYKIKTIEEDAKLKGVVCASAGNHAQGVAYACAQLGIIAKIFMPLTTPSQKIDQVRMFGREFVEIILAGDTFDDSAESATAYAEAEDRIFIHPFDDPEIIAGQATVAVEIMNDIEEPIDYLFGSIGGGGLISGLSTYVKNVSPFTKVIGVEPAGAASMKAAFNNDGPIILDSIDKFVDGAAVKCVGNLSYELSKKYVDDLVPVPEGKVCTTILDLYNKHAIIAEPAGALSVAALDFYSEEIKGKSVVCVISGGNNDIGRMQEIKEKSLIYEGLLYYFIVKFPQRAGALRQFLDKVLGPDDDITTFEYTKKNNKESGPALVGIELKNRNDYSGILSRMNENGFSFKEVNKDSTLFDLLI
- a CDS encoding four-carbon acid sugar kinase family protein; protein product: MKVGIIADDLTGANATGVLLSKNGFNSATVVFEGKVPTIGGFTSISIDTDSRYCAPSSAQTRVLKAYEQLSTWGASVFCKRIDSTVRGNLGVETDILLDALGENSVAVVVTSYPDSGRIVSGGYLLVDGVPVEATDVAKDPMNPITISHVPTIMSEQSQYPVSHIGLGRVLKGKNSIQLEMMKQIEAGNRIIVVDAVTNEEIDHIAESMAAIEGVVFVPVDPGPLSASYSRLMANQHVLTNKFIVTVGSITPLTGRQLNYLIDKKNAHPVYVNTEALASTTSTWEEEIERAVKEAIIKLEDQEVLIITTYAPGAGKLNLTDIATKEGVTEERLAKRLTEGLARVTHSVIDQTEHIIDGMFSSGGDVTAALCSVSDAQAIGLQDEVLPLAAYGHFIGGAFDGIPVITKGGMVGDKYSIYKCVRFLTNKKEEGSV
- a CDS encoding ABC transporter ATP-binding protein, producing the protein MLKLNNINKIFNESTADEKIALDRINLNLNIGDFVTVIGSNGAGKSTMLNMVSGALSPDFGQIIIDGNDVTKLPEFRRSQFIGRVFQDPMSGTAPTMTIEENLAIAYSRNKKRGLKIGVDKQRKEFFLHSLERLHLNLENRLNAKVGLLSGGERQALSLLMATFTQPSILLLDEHTAALDPSRAELITNLTEKLVKKDNLTTLMVTHNMQQALDLGNRLIMMDKGQIILEVGEEEKQSLTIEKLMEEFQRIRGQKFTSDRTLLSS
- the pdxA gene encoding 4-hydroxythreonine-4-phosphate dehydrogenase PdxA; amino-acid sequence: MTTVREIIAIPMGDAAGIGPEITVKSLAKEELYTMCKPLVVGDANILRKAIEVTGVNLKVSVVTSPSEGSYEFGTIDVIDLANIDMNIFEPGQVSAQNGQAAFEFIKRSVELAMAGEVKAIATTPINKESLKAAKVPYIGHTEMLEDLGGAPDPLTMFQVNGMRIFFLTRHVSVAEAITQMTKERVRDYLNRCDKALQRLGVENRKLAVAGLNPHAGEGGLFGMEEVEEIKPGVELAKADGIDAYGPVPADSVFFQALNGKYDAVLSLYHDQGHIAAKMTDFHRTISITNGLPFLRTSVDHGTAFDIAWKNIASEVSMYECIKLAAEYAPKFTRESL
- a CDS encoding N-acetylmuramoyl-L-alanine amidase family protein, whose translation is MAIASNLLIALDDGHGMETAGKRTPLVTELGRAIKENEFNRAVVKYMDEHLKHIGFKTLLVAPTDADTSLLARTNLANSKAADAYVSIHFDAMGNVWGSVEGHSIFVYHGSTKSKKLAECVAEFLKQGTTQKWRGIKEQNLHVLRETKMPAILSENGFMDNPREARLMLDTDFQKEVAREHVQGICEYFGVSFKEIKEEIEEVVGNTKGIFRIKTGTFPNARAFANAIDKIKADFGWVIYEAADSTSFDPNYRMYTGIFTTKEAAQEAEAKIKSKYGWTTYLIDESK
- a CDS encoding DeoR/GlpR family DNA-binding transcription regulator, which translates into the protein MTPVLRKKRIIEELSAKGKVEILDLVNLLEVSAMTIRRDLDELEKQKKLIRTHGGAAIPEAIIAEQSYLQKISEAHPQKMEIAEVATRLVKDGMKVFLDSGTTNFEIAKRLKQKVDLTIVTNDIKIAAELMDSKVEVIMLGGKIQNGVGAVFGAYAEKMLKEIHVDILFLGAHAVHSTLGITSATLEKASIKREMINSSEIVYLVVDSQKFGKKAFAKIANIDSVTAIITDQSLPKEVEEIYCEMTTFIKGVTK